CTAGctattgaaaagaaaacctCTTCCACGTTTAAATTTGTCTTTGCACTCTGTAATTTTCAGGCTTCacaacataaaaagaaagaagaaagaaagaaaaatccaacTAGTACTGTAAGCTCAATATAAGCAACAAAGTTTACTCACAGTCTCAAAGAACTTGATACCATATTCATCAGCAAGAGCTTGACCCTTTGAGGTAGGAACAGCCTGAAAATAAGGTCATCATGAAGTCAACATAAGTAATAACCAAAGGAAAACTGATGCACGTAGGCATGCACCCAAAAGAAAACTGATGCACGTATGCATGCGCACACCTGCATGTGAAggcacatgcacacacacacacacacacacacacacacccacacacacagaGGAGGACAGACCCTTTTGCTTTCATCCATGTCAGCCTTGTTACCAACCAGTATCTTGTTGACATTGTCAGAAGCATGCTGTTCAATGTTACGAATCCAATTCCTAATGTCtgaatgtaaaaataaatcAGTTTGATTAACATTTATACTCAGAAAAGTTAATATTCACCATTGATTGGAAAAAAACTCCATCCAAGCAATGAAGCTCCTCAAGATATCAAGTGTCACAATTATAGCAACACGAAAAATCTAGTCTGCTCTATAAAATACAGTTAAGCAGAAGAGTGATCAATATAATCACAGGATTCCCAACTTCAAATAACAAGAGTAAAGGAAGACATTACTGTTAAAAGATGACTCGTCCGTGACATCATACACAAGTAAAATTCCCATGGCTCCACGGTAGTAAGCTGCAGAAGATAGCAATACTTGATCAAGCTTCTAAAACACTtccttttcttatctttttttttttggctgaaagcTTCTAACACTTGAAATTAGGCAAAGCAACACTTGGATGGtaatcaaacataaatatttatcaattaaaacaaaGCTCTGCAAGTATTATTCTTGaataaataaactataattaaaagattaaaatttaaaaatttaaattaaaaaaaaaaaaaaaaaaactatattaaaaCAGTATAATATCTGAGCAAACACAGCTCTGCTAAAATTGAGCAAACCATATATATTTACCCCTCAATGATACCACCAAGCCAAGAGGCTCAAGTACTTTACAGTTAATCCATACATGCCATGCCTTCGTGCTCCTGCTTTTGGCAGGAGACACCAGCTAAAATGTCAGCCTGTCAATCCTTACTGCAACTCCGATTTGATTGATTATGCAAACTATTTAAGCTCCTGTTTAGTTATATCATACACTATATGTTACTCCTCTATAAAAACATGCTCTAATACATACAAAAACACCCACAATTGTGAGTTTTCTCAATCACCTTTGTgccaaatataacaaaaaaaagttttgtaaaactTATGAAAACTCCAAACAATGCAACACAAAACTGCATTTCCCATAATGTGTGCAATAccataaattttgtataaatagTACATTTACAACCCCAATTGATATCACCTTCAAGGCCAGATACTAACCAGTTGTAATCGTTCGAAACCGCTCCTGGCCAGCAGTATCCCAAATTTGTAGTTTGATTCTTTTGCCATCAAGCTCTATGGTCCTTATCTTAAAATCAATACTGTAAAAGATAATCAAACCCAGTGACATTAGAAACTGATCatggagaaacaaaaaaaaaaattcccagtaTATACTGGCTTAGAAATCACTTACCCAATAGTTGTAATAAAACTAGTAGTAAACGACCCATCAGAGAACCGCAAGAGGAGGCAACTCTTACCCACACCTGCCGTGTCAAATACAGGTACAGTAGAAGTATTCAGCATCCTAATTCAATATATACAAGATGCAAGgtatatctcaaaaaaattatatatataaaaatgagagGCCTCTTCTAGTGATTAAACATCACTCTTTCTAGTCCCACTTTTTTTTCGATAATACAATAGTTATTGAGGAAagagggatttgaaccctagatgtcTATGTTGGAAACACTAAGAGATGTCAGttaagctacaaggctcttgacaCTATTTCTAGTCCCACATTACAAGCTAGCACTAAATTCAGGTGACCTTTAGTGATAGTAATGTAGGAGAATTTAAGCCAACAAGGAAAGAAAGGTCCATTAGTccattttattgtatttctttatgttatgttttatttaattattatgtctttaaaatttaaaaaggtaaTGTGATTGGcatgtaacatttttttatagatatgcTAAGATTCAAGCCTATGATGTCCACTCTATAATCATTGCTCTTAATCATCAagccaagacaccaattggtttttggtgtagatggGATTCAAACTCAGGTCCCTTATTCGAAAACAAGAGACTTTATTAGTCaagctaactaaaacccacaatTGGCATGTAAGTAATATAACCTGTAATAAAGTTGGGATTAAATTGTTAAACGTAGGATTAAAGACCTTTATAAATAGCCTCTTGACTCATTGTAAGCAACCTTTTCTCCAACCCTTCTTCTACACTAGAACTAAATTATCCTCACCATATCAAGTGGATTTAAGCAAAAGATCCTAGATTTAAGccacaaaatttagatttgagtCAAAGGTCTCAACTCTCAACTTTAAGTGGTAGAGATCTTGGGGTAGGGGAAACCAAGGCCAGCAAACAGGGATGCTGAGAATAGGCGCATGATTGAAGATTTGTTGTACAAGTTCTTCAGCAATGGGAACCAACAGTAGCCTATATGGAGATTCCAAGAGGCAACTGCAACCCCTAGGACATACCAATATGTGGTCTTGAAGATGAGAATGATAATAGAGAAGAAAACTCTTTTCATGATGCTAGACCCATAAAATATGTGGCAAGAGGCAGATTGAAGGATAGGTTGGtgtgaatatttgaattgaatgATGAACTTTTAGAAAGAGATGGTGCCACAGACTAGGATTCTCCACCAGATTATGATGTCTACTTTGATAATGGGTGATGTTGAGGCAAGTACTTCAATACATATTAAAGAAACTATCCAAGAGATTGATGCACACCACATGTTTGATACAAGTCCTAAAGAGTGTTCTTTTGGACAAGGAATGTTTGCATACACATGTTTATTTGAATAACCCACTAGTGTTCTCAAAGATAAAAATTTAAGTGATGATGGACACTTATGCTCGTAAAGAAGTgctttttaataattctttcatcGGCATAGTTTTTAATAATCATGAGAATCTTTATTCTTATAAGTTGTGGAAAATACTgatgcaacaatttttttttttttaatactaacaAAGTTGTCCCGATCTCTTCAAACACTTGattattccccccccccccgccccccccGGCGGTGTATGCAATCCCTCCGCATCACACATACATCAAGTAATTTCAAGGAGCAATTCCTTACGAGTGGCCCCAAAAATTCTAGCTAACGGTTTTGAACCCAATACTTCATGAATCTTATAAAGCCTCTCAAGAACCACTAACCCTACCTCTTGAGGTTAAAATATATATCCATTTAgtctaaatttaaaagcaataaaattaaaacatttgaacAAGGGTGCTCAAATAATGCAAAATCTTGCTATAGTTTCACCCTCCTCCGCGCATCAGCACACTTgttgactttttaaaaagtagTGTTTCACCCTTGTTAGAGGTATGTGGCATATTAGCTTGCTAAAATCAGCAATAGGCGAAGAAGTAACATTGTCAGTACTAGAATTTTGCGATGTCAAGTCCACAAAAACTTTTGCATCTAACTCCACTTTCACAGTTTGTAATTTCAGTTTGTTACATGGTAAAGACCATCCCACACTGTCTACTGACTCTAGGCCTAGTCAACCAAACCTACCCACAGACAGTGATGATTTTCTATTTGGTCTCTCTCTTTgggtgtgtgcgtgtgtgtgttgCCATTGTTTGCTTATGCTATTTGAGCTTGTGAATTGAGAACCTGCATGGCGAGTGAATAAAGTGTATGGAGGCATCACTGATCACTGGGATTCTTAAAGTCTAATTGGTCACCTATGTATTTGGGAAGAATTTATAGAGCAAGActcaatttgaaaaaattcaagagaTGCAATGAGATCCAATTTTTATAAGAGAGTTGTAATTGGTCACCTATGTATTTGGGAAGAATTTATAGAGCAAGACTCAATTCGAAAAAATTCAAGAGATGCAATGAGATCCAATTTTTATAAGAGAGTTGAATGGTGCTTGATGAtggtaatttattttaaatgacttGTTCATGTTACAAATTGAAGAAAGGATCTCAAGTTTATTGCACACAAGTTCTTATTCGCATATTAAGGCTGAGGAacggaaaaaaatattattcagGATTCCGACAGATAATggaaaaccaaaaccaaacctgAATATGAGTTTTCTCCAACTCAAAGAGAACAGATGTAGGAGAATCTCAAAAAATGCGcaatcaaattgaaattttaagacataaaatttgacaaaagAATCATTTACACTCCAGAGGAAAACAAGATAAATGGCATTCCTTTTTAGTTTTGTCCCAACGACAACCCTTCTTCAACCAAACAGCACTTACTTaccttttttcccttttcattgGCAAGTTACACCCTCCCCCTTCATCCAATCATTACAGGAGGAAATGCCATTTGacctagagctcattggcataaCAAGTTTAACACGCGTCGCCATTTTCAATTACACCGCGCTAAAATCATATACAGAATCCTATTAAAGTGGCACTATCAAATAACCCCAAACTCAGAAGCAGTCAGTTAATTAATAACACAATTACCAATCAAATCTGAAATGCATTCCACACTACATACCAAAAGATCCACCATTATTTTCCTCATAAAAACTACTAAAATTTAGCCAATCGTTGGTGTTTAGCTCAAAGTAACATAAACTACAATCGAATCAGGCCTAAAATACGATCAAATCAAGTAAAGGAAATGGCAGATTTTTTGaaagggcaaaaaagtaaaatcgTACCGCTAT
The DNA window shown above is from Quercus lobata isolate SW786 chromosome 7, ValleyOak3.0 Primary Assembly, whole genome shotgun sequence and carries:
- the LOC115954247 gene encoding ras-related protein RABE1c-like isoform X1; this translates as MAAPPARARADYDYLIKLLLIGDSGVGKSCLLLRFSDGSFTTSFITTIGIDFKIRTIELDGKRIKLQIWDTAGQERFRTITTAYYRGAMGILLVYDVTDESSFNNIRNWIRNIEQHASDNVNKILVGNKADMDESKRAVPTSKGQALADEYGIKFFETSAKTNLNVEEVFFSIARDIKQRLADTDSRAEPQTIKINQPDQAAGAAQTAQRSACCGS
- the LOC115954247 gene encoding ras-related protein RABE1c-like isoform X2 — its product is MAAPPARARADYDYLIKLLLIGDSGVGKSCLLLRFSDGSFTTSFITTIGIDFKIRTIELDGKRIKLQIWDTAGQERFRTITTDIRNWIRNIEQHASDNVNKILVGNKADMDESKRAVPTSKGQALADEYGIKFFETSAKTNLNVEEVFFSIARDIKQRLADTDSRAEPQTIKINQPDQAAGAAQTAQRSACCGS